ACTTTTTCGTTTATCAATTTTCAAAATGAAAGGTTTACAATTTTAAAATCTGATATAACAACTAATGAAAAAAATGAGTTTGTTATTTCTATTAAAGAGGCTAAATTTTCTTCACAACGCTACGAAGATTGCATATTTTCCACAGGAACTTTAACTCTATCTAATGTCTTGCAGGACAGCATGAGACTAAATTTAAAATCAGTTGGCCCAATATGTTTTATAAGCTATGATGTGGGGAGGAATATGCCCGATATAAAGGATCTCATTTTAACAAAAGAAAAATCAAATAAATAATATGAATTACAGAATTGAAAAAGACACCATGGGAGAAGTGCAGGTACCTGCAGATAAACTTTGGGGTGCACAGACGGAACGTTCCAGAAACAATTTCAAAATAGGACCTGAGAGTTCAATGCCGCACGAAATCATTGAAGCTTTTGCTTATCTGAAAAAAGCAGCCGCTTATACCAACACTGATCTGGGAGTACTTTCCGCAGAAAAAAGAGATATGATCGCTAAAGTATGTGATGAAATTCTGGAGGGAAAACTTAATGACCAGTTTCCATTGGTAATCTGGCAGACGGGTTCCGGCACGCAGTCTAACATGAATGTTAATGAAGTAGTTTCAAATAGAGCTCACGTCAATAACGGAGGAACTTTAGGCGAAAAATCTGAAATCCATCCTAATGATGATGTGAATAAATCCCAGTCATCCAATGACACTTACCCTACTGCCATGCACATTGCTGCTTACACAAAAGTGGTGGAAGTAACGATTCCCGCAGTTGAAAAACTAAAAAATACACTGGCTGAAAAGTCGAAAGCCTTCAAAGATGTGGTAAAAATCGGTAGAACCCATTTGATGGATGCTACTCCACTTACTCTTGGACAGGAATTTTCCGGATATGTGGCTCAATTGGAATTCGGATTGAGAGCTTTAAAAAATACATTACCTCACCTTTCTGAACTGGCTTTGGGAGGAACGGCTGTAGGTACAGGATTGAATACGCCTAACGGTTATGATGTAAAAGTAGCGGAATATATTGCTCAGTTTACCAATCATCCTTTCATTACCGCAGAAAATAAATTTGAAGCCCTTGCTGCTCATGATGCGATTGTAGAGTCTCACGGAGCTTTAAAACAGCTGGCTGTTTCTTTATATAAAATTGCTCAGGATGTACGATTACTGGCATCGGGCCCACGTTCCGGAATTGGAGAAATTCATATTCCTGAGAATGAGCCGGGGTCTTCTATCATGCCTGGGAAGGTAAATCCTACTCAGAATGAAGCCATGACTATGGTTTGTGCACAGGTTTTAGGAAATGATACTACGATTTCGTTTGCAGGAACTCAGGGAAATTATGAACTGAACGTTTTCAAACCTGTAATGGCGTATAATTTCTTACAGTCTGCCCAATTGATTGCCGATGCATGTATTTCCTTCAATGATCACTGTGCGGTAGGTATTGAACCGAATCATGAGAGAATTAAAGAGCTCGTAGACAAATCTTTAATGCTTGTTACGGCTTTAAATACTCATATCGGATATGAAAATGCTGCTAAGATTGCGAAGACAGCCCATAAAAACGGAACAACGTTGAAAGAAGAAGCCATCAATCTTGGTTTGTTAACTGCTGAGCAGTTTGACGAATGGGTAAAACCGGAAGATATGGTAGGAAGTTTAAAATAATGATTCTATAACTGATACAATGCAAAAACTCCGGGAGCTTTTCCCGGAGTTTTTCGTTTTGCAATCAAAATATATTCAATTTAATCTAATCCGATGGCCAAGCCGAATATCAGTGCTTTATCATCTTTGAAATAACTGTCTTTAAAGAAATTACTGAAATCCTTCTTCACAAAGACACTGAAACTGTTGTATGAAAAAGTAAGCTGTGCTCCATACACAAAAGGATTCACCTGATAATTTCCGCGGTCTCTGGTTTCGCCATCAATTCCTTTTACAATATTGTTGGTAGACATTTTTACGCCTCCATATACATTCGCTCCAATTTTAAATCCTGTGTAATAGCTTCTGTACTGAATATCCATTCCGGCATTTTTAAGCCTGGAAAAGTTATACTGCACCCCAAGAGGAACCATAATATATCCTGTTCTCAACTTGCTTTTCTCCAGATTTTCGCTGTATTGAGCCAGAGCAACTCCCTGGTTGGCATTTCTTATAAACATCATATTGTTATCTGCTCTTACGGTTCTCCATGAGAATCCTAATCCTGAAGTAATGGCCCATGGACTTGTTCTGCTAAGCTGGTAGTTCAGTTTCAGACCAAATTCCAGGTTGTTGGCATATCCTATGTTTTTATCCAGCTCATTATCTGGAGCACTGTTTGTCAAGGTCATAATTCCGTAAGAGAAATACCCTGTAAAGCTTCTGCTGGGACGGAATTTTTTCAATAATTTTTCTTTAAGTTCTTCTTTGGAAGTAACATCTGTGTTCAAAAGGGAATATCTTACCTGCTTCTGAATAACATCATCCAGGTCAAATCCAAGTTCCTCAATTCTTTTGTCCATTTTCTCAGAATAACGGTCTGCAATCTGAGCTTTTTCTCTGTCAAAATCCGCTTTATCAAGGTTTCTGGCCTGCAAAACCACCAGTTCCTCTTCCATCAGCTTTTTTTCTTCCTGGATGATGGTATTGATCTTCGTGGCATATTCTTCTACTTTCTCTTTTACAATCGGGCTTACTTCGGTGTCTTTCTTAGAAGACAGATTAATATTCAGTCCCTTTTTCTGTGCATGGAATGACGCTGAAACAGAGCATAGCAATCCCATTACGATTAATTTCTTGATCATATTATTAATTTTTATTTTTTTCGGGTAAATTATCTGGCATTCAAATCAATAGTAGCCACGTTGCTTCCATCCTTTGTTTTTTCAATCACATCTTTATGTTCTACTGAGAAAAGCAGTGTGGAAGGATCTACATATTTCTTCTTTTTGACCGGAATTTTTAAAGAATCGGCTTTTGCCATCAGCTTAGGATTAGAAAGCTGTGGAAGATCCAGTTTTTTCAGAGGAAGAGTTTCTTTGGGAATCAGTTTATTCTGACCTATCGCTACAGGGGAAATTACTTCTTCTTTGTTCTGGGAAAGTGTTTTCCTTACTTCCTTTTTATCAATATTATCAACTGCCAGCGGAACTGTATTCTGTACTGGATCTTTTACAATTTCTTCTTCTGTAGCTTTTTTTCCTGTTTGTTTTACCATTTTCGGTTGAGCTTCCGAAGGTTGGTTAAGAAAGTACAGAACACTTCCCAAACTGAATAATGCCATTAAACTTGCTGCTACCAAAAACCAGTTTACTTTTGATTTGAGGCGAGTATTATTGCTGTTATGAAGTTCAATTTCAGACCACAGATCACGGGATGGAGCAATCTCTCTTTCCTCAATCTGCTTTTTGATCTGCTGTTCAATATTATCTGTAAACGTTTTCATTTTTCATCTTTTTTTGTTGTTGAAAGTAGATCTTTCTTAATTTTTCTTTTGCTCTGAACAGCTGCGTCTTGCTGACAGCTACTGAAATCTGCAAAGTATCAGCAATCTCCTGATGAGAATATCCTTCCAGCACATACAGGTTAAAAACCATTCTGTACGCATCCGGAAGCTGATCCAAAAGCTCCTGCGCATTAAAATCACAATCTATTTCAAGCTCATGGATATCTTCGTGAAAAGATTGGTTAATCTCGTCCAGATAGAAAACTGTTTTATGACTTTTAATAAAGTTCAGGCACTCATTCACCACAATTCTTCTCGCCCAGCTATCCAGATTAGACTCTCCCCTGAAGCTTTCTATGTGCTTAAAAATCTTACAAAATGCTTTAATGAGACAATCTTCCGCCTGGTACAAATCACTTACATAGCTTTTGCTTACACTCAGGAATCTCTTGACATTCTGTTCATAGAAAAGTTTCTGTGCAGCCGGATCCTGTTTCTTCAGGAGGCTCAACAAATCATTCTTTTTATTTCCGAACAAAAGTTTCATGCTTATACTGTTTCTATACTAAAGACAATCAAAACAACAAAAGGTTACAACATTTAAAAAAAAGTTCTATTATTTAATAAAATAAGAAGGCTGTCTCATTCTAGGCAGCCTTGCATTTATCCTGAGAATTCATCAAGCATATTTCTGGTAGGAACAAAGAAAAGCGTTCCTGTAACCGCTGTACTGAAATCTAAAATTCTGTCATAATTTCCCGGCGGATCACCTATAAACATATTAGTCAACATCTTATTTGTCGTCGTAAATGTACTTGCATAAGCAATAAAATAAGTTCCAAATTCATTAGAAGAAGGGCTTCCAAAGGGCATATTATCTCTTACGATTTTCAATTCCTCTCCATTCTCACCTTCGATGTTGGCTAATGCGATATGAGAGTTTGAAGGTTTTACATCATCAGACATTTCAATATCATTTTCCTTAGATCTTCCAATGACTTTTTCCTGATCTTCTGTGGAAAGGCTTCTCCAAGCAGCCATATTGTGAAGGTATTTCTGAACAAAAAGGTAACTTCCGCCTTTGTACTGAAGATCTTCATCACCAATTTTAGCAAAATAATCGCGGTCTTCACCATGAGGATTTTCCGTTCCGTCTACAAACCCGAGAATAGAACGTGCGTCCCAATATTTAAATCCGTGAATCTCCAGAATACTTTCGGCAACAGTATTTAAGAGATTGGATATTTCCATTCCCATATCAAAAATAAGGCTTTTATTGTCTGCTCTTAAGTGAAAATGAAGATCTCCCGGCGTAGATACAGCAGTATGCTTCACTCCTTTTATCTCTTGAAAAGTGACTAATTCCTTTGGAGCAGGTGTAGGAAGTTCCAGCTTTTTCCATGCTTCAGCACCTATTCCCATTACACAGCTTACTCTGCTGTCCGGAAAACGGTTAAAAGCTGAGTTATTAAGATTTAATACCAGGGCACACAATTTTTGAAAAACATCTTTTAGCTGCGGGCTGTCATGAAGTTTCCAAACCATGAAAATGGTATTGCTGTTCGGATAGTCTGTTACATTCTGCGATTCTATCGTATTCATTTACGTTTTATTTTAACGTATTAAATATCTGAAATTGAAACCTGATCTGCAAAATATTGCTCCAATTCTTTCAATGTTTCCGGATTGGTTTGGATGTCTTTTACCAAAAGACCTTTATTTACCACCACAATTCTGTTACAGACTTCTGTGGTGTGGGAAAGATCATGACTGGATATCAGAAAGGTAACACCATCCTGCTTTGACAATTCTTTGATTAAGTTTTTGAGTTTAATCTGTGTAGACGGATCCAGATTGGCAAAAGGTTCATCCAAAATAATAATCTCAGGGTTTCCGATGATGGCACCTACAATTCCTACTTTTTTCTGATTTCCTTTCGAAAGATCGCGGATATACTTTCCTGATTTTAGGATCTCTCCGTTAAAAAGATCATGAAAAGGTTTCAGGAATTCGTCTACAGAAGCTTTATTCTGACCTCTCAACTCTCCGATAAAGTAAAAATATTCTTCCGGAGTGAGATAGCCAATGAGAAAAGTATCGTCAACAAAAGCAGAAACCTTGTTTTTCCAGGCTTCAGATTCATTGACTTTAATTCCGTCTATGCTTACAGATCCTGTAGTGGCCTGAATCAAATCCAGCATCAGGCTGAAAAGAGTTGTTTTTCCGGCTCCGTTGTTCCCAACAAGCCCGAATGTTTCTCCGTTTGGAATTTCAAGATGTTCAATATTAAGAACGATTGCTGTTCCGTATGTTTTGGATAAATTTTGTATGTTGATCATGGCTTAATCTTTATTTTTAAAGGCATCCAGTGTGCTGTATTTTTCTTTTTTATAGTGTTTCACAATGATATCGAAGATCTTTTCTCTCATAAAAAACCCGATAATCCCAATAATAGCAATACTTATCACTCCTCCGGTAATTCCTGTGAAATATTTTGCCAAAGCAAATACGCCCATTGGAAGAAGCATTTTTGGAATTAATAGAAGCATTGCGATCATATTAAAGCTTCCTTTCTGTCCCAGTCTTTTCTCTTTTGAATTCAGATCAATCTGGGTTTTGTTGAAGGCTCCTGACCACAAGGTAAATTGAGAATTCACCCCAATATTGTACAACCCCGCTGCAAAAAACGTGATATAAACCTCCCAGCCAAAATACATATAGCAAAGCGCTGCAATGATGGACACACCGGTTACGATGTTCATCAGCCACCATTTTGCTTTTAAATATTCTTTGTAGGGAACATTCAGAGTCATCATTAGAGGATAATAGGAGCTGTCAAACGCCGGTACTCTTTGGCCAAAAAGAAACTGAAAACCTCCTGTTACAAATAATCCCATAAACATCATCATTGCCGGAGTTTTGTAAATTGAAGAAGTAAACATCAGCAGTCCATAGAAAAGAAACATAAAACTGCCAAGCAAAATACCTTTGGTCACTTTATTACGCCTCAGCAGCTTAACATCGTTATTGATGAATGTTCCAACGACACCGTATTTATTCAGGAAGGCAATATTTTCTGTTTTTCCGATAGTTTTCTTCGCTTCAAGACCTTGATCCAGGTAAAATTCTTTACGCAGATAACGGAAGCAAATCCACCATAATACCACAAACAGGGCAACAGGAATCAACGCAAAGTAGGGTTTTTCATAGAAGCTGAAGAAAACTGACTCTGAATAAGACAGAACCGGAATAATCTTATAATATCCTAAACTTCCTATGATTACAAAAAAGATTCCTATGATAATGGCTAAAGTCTCTTTTCCGTTGAAGAAAATATTGATGAAATTATTCAGATACAATAATGCAATGACTCCAATAAGCCATACCAATATTCCTGCAACGCTATAACCATTGAATAAGGCAATCAGTGAAAATGTAATAAAAAATAAGGAACTCAGCCAGCTGAATGCAGAAAGAAAGGTTTTGCCCAGCATATAATTAACCAATGTATTCTTCCGGATATTCATAGTAAGAAATGGCTTAATATTCTGTGTAGGAACATCCTGCCATAGATATTTAATCACCAGATCTATAATCCAGGCCACAATCATGAATTTTGAAACCATCTTTAAAGGATTCTGATGCATTTCTTCCTGTACGTAGAAAAAAGCAATAAAAGCTCCGCCTACGAGACATCCAATGAAATAAAGAATCCCAATAAACCTGAGGATTTTCATGGTGAGATTAATCCCTAAAGATGTACCACGAAAAAAGCTTTTGATTTCAAGCCTAAGGAACTTTAGAAACATATTTTAGTTTTTATACATTAGTAAATATAATGTAAAATATGTTACAAGTTTTTAAGGAAAAATGTATTTAAGTAATTATCCGATAAGCTCTTTTGCCTGTGCTAAAGCCGCTTCAGTAATTTTGCTTCCGGAAAGCAGCTGGGCAATTTCGTTTAGCTTTTCTTCATTGTTTAAAGGAATAATGGTAGATTGTGTTCTTCCGGCAATATCCTGCTTCACTACTTTGTAATTGTCATTTCCTTTGGCAGCTACCTGTGCAAGGTGGGAGATAACAATCAGCTGCATGTCTTCCGACATTTCTCTCATCAGATTACCGATCTCTTCGGCTACTTTTCCTGAAACTCCGGTATCAATTTCATCCAGAATAAGAGTTGGGAGTTCATCACTTTCTGCAATAATTTTCTTTACAGCAAGCATTACTCTAGATCTTTCACCTCCCGAAATAGCAGTCTGGATCGGCTTCAAAGGAAAACCGGAATTCGCCTGAAACAACAACTGAATATTTTCTTTTCCAAACTGATTGAATTCTTCAGCATCCTGCAATTCGATATCTACTTTTGCTTTTTCCAGCCCCAGTTTTTTAAGAAGACTTTCTGCTTTTTTAATGAAAACAGAAATGTTTTTGTGCCTGTTTTTGGAAAGCTTTCCGGCAAGGCTCTGAAGTGTTTTTTCTTTTTGAGAAATATTTTCTTCTGTTTCTTCAATCTGTCCTTCTAAGTCAGAAGCTCCTTTCTGATCTCCTGCCAGCTGATTTCTGATCTCAATCAGTTCATTAAGATCTGAAACGTTATGCTTAAGGAATAAGGCGTTAATTTTATTATTAAGATCGGTAAGATAGACCAGATTTTCCGGATTAATTTCAACTCTTTCTGCTTCATGTTCCAGCTCGGAAATGATGTCTTTAAGTTCTACAAAAGAGGTTTCAAGCCTTTCATCAAGCTCTGCGAAACTAGTGGATACCTCAGAAATTTTTGAAAGCTTGTTGGTGGCTTCATGAAAGAAAGACAAAATTCCTATTTCTTCCTGATGGAATCTGGATAAGATCTGCCCTACATTTTCAGAAATCATTCCTGCATTTTCCTGAATGGAAAGCTGATTCTGTACATCTTCATAATCTACATCATCCAGCTTAAGCTCTTCCAGTTCGTTAAGCAGAAATTCTTTGTAATCGCTTTCTTTATTTGATTCTGAAAGCTGAGTTTTGAGTTTTTTCAATAGCAATTTAAGATTCTGAAAATCAGAAAACTCATGCTGATACTCTTCAATGATCTTTTTATTTTCAGAAAGCCCGTCTATGATTTTAAACTGGTATTCTGAGGTAAAAAGATTGGATGTTTCAAATTGGGAATGAATATCAATTAATTGTGAGGAAAGCTCCTTAAGAATATCCAGCGTTACCGGAACATCATTGATGAAGGCACGGGATTTTCCTGATGGAAGGATTTCTCTTCTGATAATGGTCTGATGCTCATAGTCCAGATCATTTTCGATAAAGAATTTTTTAAATTGATTATTAAGTGAAAACTCGGTTTCCACTACACTTTTCTCTTCCGTTTTGGCAATAGATTTTACATCAGCTCTTTCCCCTAAAATAAGACGAAGAGCACCCAAGATAATAGATTTACCTGCTCCTGTTTCACCGGTAATCACCTGTAAACCATTTTTCAGTGATACTTCAAGGGTATCAATCAGGGCAAAGTTTTTAATGTAAATTCTCGAAAGCATTGATAATCTGGGTTATGATCCAATTTGAATTTGAACTGTAAAAATAAGTTTTTTTTAATTGAAGTAAGAAAATGTTTTTTGAATACTTTTTAATATTCAGACTCATTCACGGATTTTTATACTTTCCATTTATTCCACTTATTATCAATATTTTTCGGCGAAAGAATGATCATTGTCTGTTTAAGATCATTAAGGATCAAACCTCCGTTATTTCCGGAATTGAAAATATTGAAGATCTCATCACTTTTGGTATCCATAAACAGGTTAAAGAAAAATGCCTGCTGAAAACTGTTTTCGTACATTTTCAATTGCATCAGGGCATCAAAAATTACTTTTTTCCCTGCAGTCTGATCCTGGTTGAAAAGATTATCCAATCCTGCTCTGTGGTAAGTATAAATGGTAGAACGTAACTGGTTCCAGTTGGGGTTCATGATCTCGTTAATCAAAATAGAACGGCTTCTTGGCTCATTGATGGTATTCCAGCCTTCGTAGTTTCTGTTTTGGGAGTTTTGTGCAATCTGCTGTGCTTTTGCAAACCATTGTGAACCGCCCATAGACTGAAAGCTGTCTCCATCCAATCCTAAAATAACATAAATGTAAAAGCTGACTACATCTGTTAAATTTTTGCCTGAAAACTGTCTTTCATTGAATATAAGACTTTCATTTTCAACATATTCAAAAGCAAATCTCTGATCCTGAAGATTCAGTAAAGGGGATTCATACGTTGTATTATAAACAGGACGCATTGCCTGAACAACAATAGATCCTTTAAATTTATTGCCATCTCTTTCTGAAATAACAACGGAAAAACCACATTTTATTTTTTCAAAGTTCTGAAGTTTTTTCCCCGTCCAACTGGTATTGTTGATAAAGTCCCTAAGACTCTTTTCTAATGACTTATATGCCTGCTGGTTACTCCCGCCAAGCTGCTGGGCATTTACCTGAACTGTTGCCAACAGCTCCTGAGAAAAACTTTGGGTATATATAAAAAGCAGAAAAAATAAGCTTATAATTCTTTTCATTGTCTACTAAAAATTGAGAACGGAAATTTATTAAAATTATTCTTAGTATCCGCTACAAATCACAGGAATTAGTACAAACTCAAATAAATAAGTATCAATTAAAAACAAACCGGAGATGAAAACAGCAATTGTTATGTTTAAAGACAGCATAAAATTCATTATCAATAGACCTTAAGTAGTTTTGTAGGAATATTAATTTTTCTGAAATTTTCATTAATATATTTCTCAATTTCATATTTTTTCCTCAGTTTCGCTGCATGAAAAAACTAATACCCACTTTATCCTTTTTTTTAATTGGTATATTGGCAATAAGGGCTCAAACGCCTATAAATGCGACCTTAAAAGAAACCAACTTTTTCCCAGGCTCTGAACCCAGCGGGTTATTACAGGTAGGGAATAATCTGATATTTGCAGCCAATACCGGTTCCGGAATTGAACCACATAAGTATAATTTACAAACACAAACTGCCGAAATAGTTCAGAATATCAATGGAAGCTTTACAGACAGTATGCTCAAAAATGAATTCTACCAGATAGGTAATAAAGTTTGTTATTTTGCGTCTGATAATTCTAATCTTCAACTATGGTCTACAGATCTGGCTACAAATTCGACTTCAAAAGTTAAAGATTTTAATACGTATTATCCATCCTCAAACACTATTGTTGCTAAAGTTTTAAATGGAAAGTTATATTTTATTTTCCAACAAAATCTTTACATCAGTGATGGCACTGCAGCCGGAACATTTCAGGTAAGCAATATCTATAATGTAGGAACTTCTTTACAGGAAAATAACGGATATGTATTTTTCTTCGGAACCAACAGTATATTTGGCAGAGAATTATGGAAAACAGACGGAACATTAGCCGGAACCACAATTGTGAAAGATATTATTCCTGGTCCTTATTCTTCCATTACGTTTAGTGAGAAGCTGTATAGTTTTAATAATAAAATTGTATTTGCTGCCAGAGACAGTAATTTTAATGTAGGATTATGGAGTACGGATGGTACTGATATCAATACTGAAAATTTTTCTTCTCTGAGCCCCAATGCTACGCTTTATGATTTTGATTTTAAAAATTATGACAATCTGCTTTTCAAAGTAAATGGAGATTTATGGAAAACGGATGGTACAGCATCAGGAACCACCGTAA
The nucleotide sequence above comes from Chryseobacterium sp. 7. Encoded proteins:
- a CDS encoding DUF4835 family protein → MKRIISLFFLLFIYTQSFSQELLATVQVNAQQLGGSNQQAYKSLEKSLRDFINNTSWTGKKLQNFEKIKCGFSVVISERDGNKFKGSIVVQAMRPVYNTTYESPLLNLQDQRFAFEYVENESLIFNERQFSGKNLTDVVSFYIYVILGLDGDSFQSMGGSQWFAKAQQIAQNSQNRNYEGWNTINEPRSRSILINEIMNPNWNQLRSTIYTYHRAGLDNLFNQDQTAGKKVIFDALMQLKMYENSFQQAFFFNLFMDTKSDEIFNIFNSGNNGGLILNDLKQTMIILSPKNIDNKWNKWKV
- a CDS encoding Dyp-type peroxidase; this translates as MNTIESQNVTDYPNSNTIFMVWKLHDSPQLKDVFQKLCALVLNLNNSAFNRFPDSRVSCVMGIGAEAWKKLELPTPAPKELVTFQEIKGVKHTAVSTPGDLHFHLRADNKSLIFDMGMEISNLLNTVAESILEIHGFKYWDARSILGFVDGTENPHGEDRDYFAKIGDEDLQYKGGSYLFVQKYLHNMAAWRSLSTEDQEKVIGRSKENDIEMSDDVKPSNSHIALANIEGENGEELKIVRDNMPFGSPSSNEFGTYFIAYASTFTTTNKMLTNMFIGDPPGNYDRILDFSTAVTGTLFFVPTRNMLDEFSG
- the fumC gene encoding class II fumarate hydratase — translated: MNYRIEKDTMGEVQVPADKLWGAQTERSRNNFKIGPESSMPHEIIEAFAYLKKAAAYTNTDLGVLSAEKRDMIAKVCDEILEGKLNDQFPLVIWQTGSGTQSNMNVNEVVSNRAHVNNGGTLGEKSEIHPNDDVNKSQSSNDTYPTAMHIAAYTKVVEVTIPAVEKLKNTLAEKSKAFKDVVKIGRTHLMDATPLTLGQEFSGYVAQLEFGLRALKNTLPHLSELALGGTAVGTGLNTPNGYDVKVAEYIAQFTNHPFITAENKFEALAAHDAIVESHGALKQLAVSLYKIAQDVRLLASGPRSGIGEIHIPENEPGSSIMPGKVNPTQNEAMTMVCAQVLGNDTTISFAGTQGNYELNVFKPVMAYNFLQSAQLIADACISFNDHCAVGIEPNHERIKELVDKSLMLVTALNTHIGYENAAKIAKTAHKNGTTLKEEAINLGLLTAEQFDEWVKPEDMVGSLK
- a CDS encoding RNA polymerase sigma factor; the protein is MKLLFGNKKNDLLSLLKKQDPAAQKLFYEQNVKRFLSVSKSYVSDLYQAEDCLIKAFCKIFKHIESFRGESNLDSWARRIVVNECLNFIKSHKTVFYLDEINQSFHEDIHELEIDCDFNAQELLDQLPDAYRMVFNLYVLEGYSHQEIADTLQISVAVSKTQLFRAKEKLRKIYFQQQKKMKNENVYR
- a CDS encoding ABC transporter ATP-binding protein, which produces MINIQNLSKTYGTAIVLNIEHLEIPNGETFGLVGNNGAGKTTLFSLMLDLIQATTGSVSIDGIKVNESEAWKNKVSAFVDDTFLIGYLTPEEYFYFIGELRGQNKASVDEFLKPFHDLFNGEILKSGKYIRDLSKGNQKKVGIVGAIIGNPEIIILDEPFANLDPSTQIKLKNLIKELSKQDGVTFLISSHDLSHTTEVCNRIVVVNKGLLVKDIQTNPETLKELEQYFADQVSISDI
- a CDS encoding DUF5687 family protein; this encodes MFLKFLRLEIKSFFRGTSLGINLTMKILRFIGILYFIGCLVGGAFIAFFYVQEEMHQNPLKMVSKFMIVAWIIDLVIKYLWQDVPTQNIKPFLTMNIRKNTLVNYMLGKTFLSAFSWLSSLFFITFSLIALFNGYSVAGILVWLIGVIALLYLNNFINIFFNGKETLAIIIGIFFVIIGSLGYYKIIPVLSYSESVFFSFYEKPYFALIPVALFVVLWWICFRYLRKEFYLDQGLEAKKTIGKTENIAFLNKYGVVGTFINNDVKLLRRNKVTKGILLGSFMFLFYGLLMFTSSIYKTPAMMMFMGLFVTGGFQFLFGQRVPAFDSSYYPLMMTLNVPYKEYLKAKWWLMNIVTGVSIIAALCYMYFGWEVYITFFAAGLYNIGVNSQFTLWSGAFNKTQIDLNSKEKRLGQKGSFNMIAMLLLIPKMLLPMGVFALAKYFTGITGGVISIAIIGIIGFFMREKIFDIIVKHYKKEKYSTLDAFKNKD
- a CDS encoding porin family protein; the encoded protein is MIKKLIVMGLLCSVSASFHAQKKGLNINLSSKKDTEVSPIVKEKVEEYATKINTIIQEEKKLMEEELVVLQARNLDKADFDREKAQIADRYSEKMDKRIEELGFDLDDVIQKQVRYSLLNTDVTSKEELKEKLLKKFRPSRSFTGYFSYGIMTLTNSAPDNELDKNIGYANNLEFGLKLNYQLSRTSPWAITSGLGFSWRTVRADNNMMFIRNANQGVALAQYSENLEKSKLRTGYIMVPLGVQYNFSRLKNAGMDIQYRSYYTGFKIGANVYGGVKMSTNNIVKGIDGETRDRGNYQVNPFVYGAQLTFSYNSFSVFVKKDFSNFFKDSYFKDDKALIFGLAIGLD
- a CDS encoding DNA repair protein RecN, producing MLSRIYIKNFALIDTLEVSLKNGLQVITGETGAGKSIILGALRLILGERADVKSIAKTEEKSVVETEFSLNNQFKKFFIENDLDYEHQTIIRREILPSGKSRAFINDVPVTLDILKELSSQLIDIHSQFETSNLFTSEYQFKIIDGLSENKKIIEEYQHEFSDFQNLKLLLKKLKTQLSESNKESDYKEFLLNELEELKLDDVDYEDVQNQLSIQENAGMISENVGQILSRFHQEEIGILSFFHEATNKLSKISEVSTSFAELDERLETSFVELKDIISELEHEAERVEINPENLVYLTDLNNKINALFLKHNVSDLNELIEIRNQLAGDQKGASDLEGQIEETEENISQKEKTLQSLAGKLSKNRHKNISVFIKKAESLLKKLGLEKAKVDIELQDAEEFNQFGKENIQLLFQANSGFPLKPIQTAISGGERSRVMLAVKKIIAESDELPTLILDEIDTGVSGKVAEEIGNLMREMSEDMQLIVISHLAQVAAKGNDNYKVVKQDIAGRTQSTIIPLNNEEKLNEIAQLLSGSKITEAALAQAKELIG